The following are encoded together in the Janthinobacterium sp. Marseille genome:
- the ccmB gene encoding heme exporter protein CcmB, producing MNNIFITLFYNELRLLCRQSADFLNPLVFFSVVVSLFPLGLGAESQLLKNAAPGLLWVTAMLAVLLSLDGLFRADFEDGSLEQWALSSHSLVVLVLAKVAAHWLCSGLALVVLAPLLALMLGLPIHCLPVLMLSLLLGTPVLSLLGAIGAALTVGLRRGGLLLALLILPLYIPVLIIGSGALQATLQNLPIAGHLLWLACFTILAITLAPFAVAAGLSISIAE from the coding sequence GTGAACAATATCTTTATCACCCTTTTTTATAATGAGCTACGCCTCTTATGTCGCCAATCCGCAGACTTTCTCAATCCCTTGGTATTTTTCTCAGTTGTCGTTTCACTGTTCCCATTGGGATTGGGAGCAGAATCGCAGCTTCTGAAAAATGCTGCTCCAGGGTTACTTTGGGTCACTGCGATGCTGGCAGTATTACTATCCCTAGACGGTTTGTTCCGTGCCGATTTCGAAGACGGCTCACTGGAGCAGTGGGCACTTTCATCGCACTCATTAGTGGTGCTAGTGCTGGCCAAAGTAGCAGCACATTGGCTTTGCAGCGGCCTTGCGCTGGTAGTACTAGCTCCGCTCTTGGCCTTAATGCTCGGCCTGCCGATCCATTGTCTCCCAGTGCTAATGTTGTCGCTGTTGCTAGGCACACCTGTGCTCAGCCTGCTTGGGGCAATCGGCGCGGCTCTTACAGTTGGTTTGCGGCGCGGTGGACTACTGCTGGCTTTATTGATTTTACCGCTGTATATCCCGGTACTGATCATAGGCAGTGGCGCGCTACAAGCTACCTTGCAAAATCTTCCCATCGCAGGACATCTACTTTGGCTAGCATGTTTCACCATACTAGCTATCACCCTAGCTCCATTTGCCGTCGCCGCAGGGTTGTCCATCAGCATAGCCGAATGA
- the ccmA gene encoding cytochrome c biogenesis heme-transporting ATPase CcmA produces MHKLCGVQDTSPDTTCSVLEVVALGCERDQRKLFTGLTFRLRAGDMLRIQGPNGSGKTSLLRLLCGLTQPTNGRVELFGQTLARQRDIRASKLLWIGHAAGVKALLTVEENLTWLSALHSTGETAAIGKALAAVGLRGFEDTPCHALSAGQQRRIALARLYLPNLPNLWLLDEPFTALDTAGTEQLEAHLARHCDHGGTVVLTTHHELSKRACAYVDLDLGQYTS; encoded by the coding sequence GTGCACAAACTTTGCGGCGTCCAAGACACCAGTCCCGATACCACTTGCTCAGTGCTCGAAGTAGTAGCCCTCGGCTGCGAACGAGATCAGCGCAAGCTATTTACGGGACTGACCTTCCGCTTACGAGCCGGCGACATGTTACGTATTCAAGGCCCCAACGGCAGCGGTAAAACGAGCCTGCTGCGCTTGCTATGTGGCCTTACCCAACCAACCAATGGGCGTGTTGAACTTTTCGGTCAGACATTAGCTCGGCAACGGGACATACGCGCTTCAAAACTGCTATGGATAGGCCATGCCGCTGGCGTCAAGGCGCTTTTGACAGTCGAGGAAAACCTAACTTGGCTAAGTGCTTTGCATTCGACTGGAGAAACCGCTGCAATCGGAAAGGCTCTGGCTGCAGTGGGCTTGCGCGGTTTCGAAGACACGCCTTGCCATGCACTGTCTGCAGGACAGCAACGTCGTATCGCATTGGCACGTTTGTACTTACCCAACCTACCAAACTTGTGGTTATTAGATGAACCCTTCACAGCACTAGACACCGCTGGCACAGAGCAATTGGAAGCGCATTTAGCAAGACATTGCGACCATGGTGGCACAGTTGTATTGACCACACACCATGAGCTAAGCAAACGAGCATGCGCGTATGTTGATCTTGATTTAGGTCAATACACCTCGTGA
- the msrA gene encoding peptide-methionine (S)-S-oxide reductase MsrA has product MHQRAVLAGGCFWGMQDLIRKLPGVVSTRVGYTGGNTPNATYRNHGTHAEGIDIVFDTTLTSYQIILEYFFQIHDPTTWDRQGNDVGTSYRSAIFYTTDEQRKIAEKTIADVNASGLWPGKVVTEVEPVGDFWDAEPEHQDYLKKLPEGYTCHFPRPNWTLHKKKSAD; this is encoded by the coding sequence ATGCATCAACGTGCTGTACTTGCGGGCGGATGCTTCTGGGGAATGCAAGACTTGATCCGCAAACTTCCTGGCGTTGTCTCGACTCGTGTCGGTTATACCGGTGGTAACACACCAAACGCGACCTATCGCAACCATGGTACTCATGCGGAGGGAATCGATATCGTCTTCGACACAACTCTGACAAGTTACCAGATCATCCTCGAATACTTCTTCCAAATCCACGATCCTACGACTTGGGACCGTCAGGGGAACGATGTAGGCACAAGCTACCGTTCGGCCATTTTCTATACGACTGACGAGCAGAGAAAAATAGCAGAAAAAACAATCGCCGACGTGAATGCATCAGGTCTGTGGCCGGGCAAGGTCGTTACTGAAGTGGAGCCTGTTGGAGACTTCTGGGACGCTGAGCCGGAGCACCAGGATTATCTTAAAAAGCTGCCGGAAGGCTATACATGCCACTTTCCGCGTCCGAACTGGACCCTTCATAAAAAGAAGAGTGCAGATTAA
- the msrB gene encoding peptide-methionine (R)-S-oxide reductase MsrB, whose amino-acid sequence MKYRKSEKAISQLTAEQRRVTQESGTERPFSGEYNDHKEPGIYVDIVSGEPLFASSDKFDSGCGWPSFTKPIVPANLNPLFDTSHGMTRTEIRSTHGDSHLGHVFPDGPTDRGGLRYCINSAALRFIHSDDMEREGYGEYLDQVKGI is encoded by the coding sequence GTGAAGTATAGAAAGTCCGAAAAGGCAATAAGCCAACTAACTGCGGAACAGCGACGTGTTACTCAGGAGTCTGGAACCGAACGCCCGTTTTCCGGTGAATACAACGATCACAAGGAACCTGGCATCTACGTGGACATCGTCTCGGGCGAACCTCTCTTTGCGTCGTCCGACAAGTTTGATTCGGGTTGCGGGTGGCCTAGTTTTACCAAGCCGATCGTTCCTGCAAATCTCAACCCGCTGTTCGACACATCTCATGGAATGACCAGAACTGAGATTAGATCCACCCATGGCGACAGCCATCTTGGCCACGTATTCCCGGATGGTCCAACCGATCGCGGTGGCCTGCGTTATTGCATCAATTCTGCGGCACTCCGGTTCATTCATAGCGATGATATGGAACGCGAGGGTTATGGAGAATATCTCGATCAAGTCAAAGGAATTTAA